A single Verrucomicrobiia bacterium DNA region contains:
- a CDS encoding Ig-like domain-containing protein, translating into MAGPQLNLVLSGLPGHTYEFETSSNLLDWAVLLMTNSVTSNAEVAASASAGTGTGFYRAVDLGPVAGSPSAVFALLWSGSSPSTNPTPLDLTIAGSVVFTVEDAKGKALTNQVVNLSPNIDQATVSFILANGSYTVVADAYPQPNGAGVPFEEARFFFTVTGGAPVTQTFTLADNAITNLIITPTNATMAVGGSLQLSATAFDASNDVVFVTAQSGALTWTSLTLPIATVDYTGKLTGVAPGVATIQVALTTNLALTAFATVTDAFQIIGMMITNVPPPAQSLTIGVSQETNLTVIATNANGEHVPLAASAMVWSSSSVSKAVVDGSGASGLLIGVAPGLANITVNNKYALAAPVTISVEVTLTGSSLGDGLPPPTHGYIITDLGALPAEISSLPAALNRAGHGAGLSWLSLSPTNDTPNSGTANNPTPQAYIWKTSQNSVMTALQDLGGGQAVAESINGNDEVVGWSIKPNTISSTKQYRHAVLWQGSSPKDLNSTLSTYGSLGSPNFSDAFRINDQGQVIGQASLISTNVPGWSSAFLLDLSALPIRVAYLWEGLDPRTQPLPTPEAINNCGFMAGGQFIFNGISASYAYAFVGNVYQVTNAQAAPLENLPGCQSGLAYSVNDLEQAAGVCSPASTTEPEYTQPRAVAWRGNNGAPSGNLATDLGTNGYFSRAWCINNFGTVVGDSWPSVGGEYTDSHAVLWVTNMYDLNAYIPTNSGWVLDVATGINDKGQIIGQGTRTNELGYRSFLLTPNK; encoded by the coding sequence ATGGCAGGTCCTCAACTCAACCTGGTTCTGAGCGGTCTGCCGGGACACACCTATGAATTTGAAACTTCCAGCAATCTGTTGGACTGGGCAGTGTTGCTAATGACCAACAGTGTCACCAGTAACGCGGAAGTCGCGGCGAGCGCATCCGCCGGAACTGGAACCGGGTTTTACCGGGCGGTGGACCTCGGGCCGGTTGCCGGTTCGCCGAGCGCGGTATTCGCGCTGTTGTGGTCGGGTTCATCCCCGTCGACAAATCCCACGCCGCTGGACTTGACCATTGCCGGGAGCGTGGTGTTTACGGTCGAGGATGCCAAAGGCAAGGCACTGACCAACCAGGTAGTCAACCTGTCGCCCAATATCGATCAAGCCACCGTCAGCTTCATCCTTGCAAACGGCAGTTATACGGTAGTAGCGGACGCTTACCCGCAGCCCAATGGCGCGGGTGTGCCCTTCGAGGAGGCGCGATTCTTCTTCACGGTCACCGGCGGTGCGCCTGTCACCCAGACTTTCACGCTGGCCGACAATGCCATTACCAATCTGATCATCACCCCCACCAACGCCACCATGGCCGTCGGGGGAAGCTTGCAACTAAGCGCGACCGCCTTTGACGCCAGCAATGATGTGGTTTTTGTCACCGCGCAATCCGGCGCGCTGACGTGGACCTCCCTGACCCTGCCTATTGCTACAGTAGATTATACCGGCAAACTGACGGGCGTGGCCCCGGGTGTGGCTACCATTCAGGTGGCTTTGACAACCAACCTGGCGCTCACGGCCTTTGCCACCGTTACGGACGCGTTCCAGATTATCGGCATGATGATAACCAACGTGCCGCCGCCGGCGCAGTCGTTGACTATTGGAGTGAGTCAGGAAACCAACCTGACCGTCATCGCCACCAATGCGAATGGCGAACACGTTCCGTTGGCGGCCAGCGCCATGGTTTGGAGTTCCTCGTCGGTATCCAAGGCTGTAGTGGACGGAAGCGGAGCCAGCGGCCTGCTGATTGGGGTGGCGCCCGGCCTGGCGAACATTACCGTAAACAACAAATATGCCCTCGCCGCGCCGGTGACCATCTCTGTCGAAGTCACCCTTACCGGGTCGTCCCTTGGCGATGGCCTACCGCCTCCAACTCATGGTTACATCATCACCGATTTGGGCGCTTTGCCCGCCGAAATCAGCAGCCTGCCGGCCGCCCTCAACCGCGCTGGGCATGGGGCAGGTCTGTCTTGGCTTTCGCTCTCCCCAACTAATGACACCCCTAATTCCGGCACCGCGAATAATCCGACCCCGCAGGCGTATATTTGGAAAACCAGTCAGAATAGCGTGATGACCGCTCTACAGGACCTTGGTGGCGGTCAGGCCGTGGCGGAGAGTATCAACGGTAATGATGAGGTCGTTGGTTGGTCCATCAAACCAAATACCATTTCATCTACCAAGCAATACAGGCATGCCGTGCTTTGGCAGGGAAGCAGTCCAAAGGACCTGAACAGCACGCTTTCCACCTACGGGTCGTTGGGTTCCCCCAATTTCAGTGATGCCTTTCGCATCAACGACCAAGGTCAGGTTATTGGCCAAGCCTCGCTTATTTCGACGAACGTGCCAGGCTGGTCTTCCGCGTTTCTGCTGGATTTGAGCGCCCTGCCCATCAGGGTGGCCTATCTATGGGAAGGTCTGGACCCCCGCACTCAGCCTCTGCCGACCCCCGAGGCCATCAACAACTGCGGCTTCATGGCCGGAGGACAATTTATCTTTAATGGCATTTCGGCCAGTTACGCCTACGCCTTCGTGGGAAATGTTTACCAGGTGACGAACGCGCAAGCGGCACCCTTGGAGAACCTGCCCGGCTGTCAGTCGGGCCTGGCCTATAGCGTCAATGACCTCGAGCAGGCTGCGGGCGTGTGTTCACCAGCATCTACCACTGAGCCTGAATACACCCAGCCCCGCGCCGTCGCCTGGCGAGGGAACAACGGCGCACCCAGCGGCAACCTGGCCACCGACCTGGGAACCAACGGATACTTCAGCCGCGCCTGGTGCATCAATAACTTCGGAACCGTCGTCGGCGACTCCTGGCCCAGTGTCGGCGGCGAATACACCGACAGCCACGCCGTCCTCTGGGTAACCAACATGTATGATCTGAACGCTTATATCCCGACGAATTCAGGGTGGGTGCTGGATGTCGCTACCGGCATCAACGACAAAGGCCAAATTATCGGCCAGGGCACACGCACCAACGAGCTGGGTTACCGCTCCTTTCTGCTGACGCCGAACAAGTGA
- a CDS encoding RES family NAD+ phosphorylase, giving the protein MPEAWRIIKEKHAATAFTGEGAAKAGGRWNSRGVAVVYTSSTKSLDALESLVHLNPPVIFKYVPIRIEFADTPVETAPLAALPRDWRLEPPPPAAKHVGDAWARAGRSAILALPSVIVSGEPNYLLNPAHPDFKKISIGKPGHFAFDPRLLA; this is encoded by the coding sequence ATGCCTGAAGCCTGGCGCATCATTAAGGAAAAGCACGCCGCTACCGCATTTACGGGTGAAGGAGCGGCCAAGGCTGGTGGCCGATGGAACTCACGGGGGGTGGCTGTGGTTTACACAAGCAGCACCAAATCCCTGGACGCGTTGGAAAGCCTTGTTCATCTCAACCCTCCGGTGATTTTCAAATACGTGCCCATTCGTATCGAGTTTGCAGACACACCCGTTGAAACGGCTCCGTTAGCGGCCCTTCCTCGGGACTGGCGTTTGGAACCCCCGCCGCCTGCTGCGAAACACGTAGGTGACGCCTGGGCGCGGGCTGGACGGTCCGCGATCCTGGCGTTGCCGAGTGTCATCGTCTCTGGCGAACCCAACTACCTGCTTAATCCAGCGCATCCCGATTTCAAAAAAATCTCCATTGGAAAGCCGGGGCACTTTGCTTTCGACCCGCGACTGCTGGCCTGA
- a CDS encoding sulfatase-like hydrolase/transferase, whose translation MKPRRNRQRNRAETNRTIKIGRRAWLLALPLAAFVSGHLPAAERPHVLLIHADQVRCDALGAYGNAQIKTPAIDRLAADGVRFDNSFCSFPVCTPSRYSLLSGLPVHEHRGWNNHCTLPPGTPTFASLFRQAGYATKAVGKMHFAPTYLDVGFSELELAEQDGPGRWDDDYHRYLRRLGLVDANDLEDQRAEYRRHARRIYWENVGALPSNLDEAHYSTTWIGDRAVETLEKWDKKSPALLMVGFIKPHHPFDPPEPWAHRYNPDTISLLPGWVSQTPAQDLALDRGYFTNQVLTAANVRRATAFYFASLSELDAQIGRMIEVLKAKGLYDSTLIIFTSDHGEYLGFHHLLLKGNHMYDPLARVPLIIKYPHGRAAGSVRDRLVSNIDVAPTILKVAGLDVAPTMRGLNLADPAATREIVFCETRPRVMARTRTTKLILDTVRPARSLLFDLTKDPLEMTNLYPEPAWKEEVARLRRAIEDWRPARLPPVYLDENAPQINQLNVPRDPGHRADIADWYAGQMQKWRAANGGE comes from the coding sequence ATGAAGCCGCGCAGAAATCGGCAACGCAATAGGGCAGAAACCAACCGAACGATTAAAATCGGACGACGGGCATGGCTCCTGGCTCTCCCCTTGGCCGCGTTCGTCTCCGGCCACCTGCCGGCGGCTGAACGGCCGCATGTGTTGCTCATCCATGCCGACCAGGTCCGCTGCGATGCTTTGGGCGCCTACGGGAACGCCCAAATCAAAACCCCCGCCATTGATCGTCTCGCCGCCGATGGCGTCCGTTTTGACAACAGCTTCTGTTCGTTCCCCGTTTGCACGCCGTCGCGGTACTCGCTTTTGAGCGGGTTGCCGGTGCACGAGCATCGCGGATGGAACAACCATTGCACGTTGCCGCCGGGCACGCCCACCTTCGCTTCTTTGTTCCGCCAGGCCGGGTATGCCACCAAGGCGGTGGGCAAGATGCATTTCGCACCGACCTACCTGGATGTCGGGTTCAGCGAACTGGAATTGGCGGAGCAGGACGGGCCGGGGCGGTGGGACGATGATTACCATCGCTACCTGCGCCGCCTGGGGTTGGTGGATGCCAACGACCTGGAAGATCAGCGGGCCGAATACCGCAGGCACGCCCGGCGCATATACTGGGAGAATGTCGGGGCGCTGCCCTCGAACCTCGACGAAGCGCATTACAGCACGACCTGGATCGGGGATCGCGCCGTCGAAACCCTGGAGAAATGGGATAAGAAATCGCCCGCGCTGCTCATGGTGGGGTTCATCAAGCCCCATCACCCCTTTGATCCGCCCGAACCGTGGGCGCATCGGTACAACCCGGACACGATTTCGCTGCTGCCGGGTTGGGTTTCGCAGACCCCGGCGCAAGACCTCGCGCTCGATCGCGGTTACTTCACGAACCAGGTTCTGACGGCAGCCAATGTGCGGCGGGCGACGGCGTTTTATTTCGCGAGCCTCTCGGAACTCGATGCGCAGATCGGGCGCATGATTGAGGTCCTCAAGGCCAAGGGCCTCTACGACTCGACTTTGATCATTTTCACGTCCGATCACGGCGAGTACCTGGGCTTTCACCACCTCTTGCTCAAGGGCAATCACATGTACGACCCGCTGGCCAGGGTGCCTTTGATCATCAAGTACCCACACGGCCGGGCCGCCGGTTCGGTGCGCGATCGGTTGGTCAGCAATATCGACGTGGCGCCAACCATTCTGAAAGTCGCGGGCCTGGATGTTGCCCCGACGATGCGCGGGCTGAATCTCGCCGATCCGGCCGCCACGCGCGAGATCGTCTTTTGCGAAACGCGGCCGCGGGTGATGGCGCGGACCCGGACGACCAAGCTCATCCTGGACACCGTCCGGCCCGCCCGCAGCCTCTTGTTCGATCTCACAAAGGACCCGTTGGAAATGACGAACCTGTACCCTGAGCCCGCCTGGAAGGAAGAGGTCGCGCGGTTGAGGCGTGCCATCGAAGACTGGCGCCCGGCCAGGTTGCCGCCGGTTTACCTGGACGAGAATGCGCCGCAAATCAACCAACTCAACGTGCCGCGCGACCCGGGGCATCGCGCAGACATCGCCGACTGGTACGCCGGCCAAATGCAGAAATGGCGGGCGGCGAATGGGGGCGAATAA